A single window of Undibacterium sp. 5I1 DNA harbors:
- the glnE gene encoding bifunctional [glutamate--ammonia ligase]-adenylyl-L-tyrosine phosphorylase/[glutamate--ammonia-ligase] adenylyltransferase, translating into MNKLTANNTDVFLDGGSDGRSDGRSDDLSDQLPHCLSRFVSRWLQADSSRITILQETVRLSLSPVIFAQILQKEIQAGASLHKAMRRLRNLVISSLIIRDLNGQADLDEVVTTTSSFADFVVQQHLTALMQEAVALYGTPIGEESGEAQELIVLGMGKLGGDELNVSSDIDLIFCYAENGDTNASAEQRGLSNHEFFSRLGKKLIAAISEVTEDGFSFRVDMALRPNGNSGPLVASFAMVEEYFMVQGREWERYAWVKARALTGKPLDILALDKIIRPFVYRRYLDYGVIDSLRSMHAQIRAEVIRQETRHPERSNNVKLGRGGIREIEFLSQVFQLIRGGREASLRDRSTRNTLRTLAEKNILESAVVDQLLTSYDFLRNLEHRLQYLDDAQTHTFPAKEEDQLIIAQMMGYGSTRELLNELSLHRQFVAEQFDAIFKEKKSLKKTGDDSVLAATLSGADGDEMLEVYLVSLHFHDVPSAVKRLMSTWRAPRLQSLSDNNRNKLVAIINSALALIAKQSSGQLATLNRLLDFIEAIAKRSAYLALLTEYPYALERVVRMMGASDWAAKFLTRHPILLDSVLDETALHQDVDWDNFSTELQQQLDQHQGDTERQMETLREMHHALLFRLLAQDLEGKASVEHLADALSQLADVIVAATIQAAWQTISTRHREQPQFAVIAYGKLGGKELSYASDLDVIFLYDDDDQDAPANYAKLAQRFITWMTCHTPAGILFDVDIALRPDGASGLLVSSVAAFAKYQEKSAWLWEHQALTRARFCAGDARIATQFDQIREQVLRQVRNPDKLKEEVIKMRKKMRDAHPNRSNLFDLKQDAGGMIDIEFIVQFLVLKHAHTYPQLTANIGNIALLKLCGELGLIDATLADQNANAYRLLRKLQHNQRLQGEEQARVAPEQIAKEVTSTRALWHGLLE; encoded by the coding sequence ATGAACAAGCTTACGGCAAACAATACCGATGTGTTTTTAGATGGCGGCTCAGATGGCCGTTCAGATGGCCGTTCAGATGATCTATCGGACCAACTCCCACATTGTTTGTCGCGCTTTGTAAGTCGCTGGCTGCAAGCGGACAGCAGCCGCATCACCATATTGCAAGAGACAGTTAGATTATCGTTGAGCCCAGTGATTTTTGCTCAGATTTTACAAAAAGAAATACAAGCAGGTGCCAGCTTGCACAAAGCGATGCGCCGCTTACGTAATCTGGTGATTTCTAGCCTGATTATCCGTGACTTGAATGGACAAGCCGATCTGGATGAAGTCGTCACAACAACGAGCAGTTTTGCCGATTTTGTCGTGCAACAGCATTTGACTGCCTTGATGCAAGAGGCTGTTGCCCTCTACGGCACGCCGATTGGAGAAGAATCCGGTGAGGCGCAAGAATTAATCGTGCTCGGTATGGGTAAGCTGGGGGGCGACGAACTGAATGTATCTTCCGATATCGACTTGATTTTTTGTTATGCCGAGAACGGCGATACCAATGCCAGTGCCGAGCAACGTGGCTTATCTAACCATGAATTTTTTAGCCGGCTTGGTAAAAAATTAATTGCAGCAATTTCTGAAGTCACCGAAGACGGTTTCAGCTTTAGAGTTGATATGGCCTTGCGCCCCAATGGCAACTCCGGTCCATTGGTCGCTAGTTTTGCGATGGTTGAAGAATATTTTATGGTGCAAGGCAGAGAATGGGAGCGTTACGCCTGGGTTAAAGCACGTGCGCTCACTGGCAAACCTTTGGATATTCTGGCGCTAGATAAAATTATTCGACCGTTTGTATATCGACGTTACCTGGATTATGGCGTGATCGATTCGCTGCGCTCGATGCACGCACAAATCCGTGCCGAGGTCATACGACAGGAAACCCGTCATCCAGAACGTAGCAACAACGTTAAACTGGGGCGAGGCGGCATACGGGAGATTGAATTTTTAAGCCAGGTATTTCAGTTAATACGGGGCGGACGAGAAGCCAGCTTGCGCGACCGGTCTACTCGCAACACGCTACGTACCCTTGCAGAGAAAAATATCCTAGAGTCTGCCGTCGTCGATCAATTGCTGACCTCGTACGATTTTTTGCGCAATCTGGAACATCGCTTGCAATATCTGGATGACGCGCAAACACATACATTCCCAGCCAAGGAAGAAGATCAGCTGATCATCGCGCAAATGATGGGCTATGGTTCTACCCGCGAATTACTCAATGAACTAAGCCTACACAGACAATTTGTTGCCGAACAATTTGATGCTATTTTCAAAGAGAAAAAATCGCTGAAAAAAACCGGTGATGATAGCGTGCTGGCAGCGACTTTATCTGGTGCAGATGGTGACGAAATGCTGGAAGTTTATCTCGTCTCATTACATTTCCATGATGTGCCAAGTGCAGTAAAAAGACTGATGAGTACGTGGCGAGCGCCGCGACTGCAATCGCTGTCCGATAATAATCGTAATAAATTAGTCGCCATCATCAATAGCGCCTTAGCACTGATTGCCAAACAAAGTAGCGGTCAGTTGGCAACGCTAAATCGTCTATTGGATTTTATTGAAGCGATCGCCAAAAGATCGGCCTATCTTGCGCTGCTGACCGAGTATCCGTATGCATTGGAGCGTGTCGTCAGGATGATGGGCGCGAGCGATTGGGCAGCTAAATTTTTAACCCGCCATCCAATATTACTTGACAGTGTTCTGGACGAAACAGCCCTACATCAAGATGTCGACTGGGACAATTTTAGTACCGAACTACAACAACAATTAGACCAGCACCAAGGCGATACTGAGCGCCAGATGGAAACCCTGCGTGAGATGCATCACGCCCTGCTATTCCGTTTGCTGGCACAAGATTTAGAGGGTAAAGCCAGCGTAGAACATTTGGCCGATGCCTTGTCGCAACTGGCGGATGTGATCGTGGCAGCGACGATACAAGCAGCCTGGCAAACGATTTCCACTCGCCACCGGGAGCAACCGCAATTTGCCGTCATCGCCTACGGTAAATTAGGTGGTAAAGAATTGAGTTATGCCTCCGATCTGGATGTCATTTTTTTATATGACGACGACGATCAAGACGCACCGGCCAATTACGCCAAACTGGCGCAGCGCTTTATTACCTGGATGACTTGCCACACACCTGCCGGAATTTTGTTTGATGTTGATATCGCCTTGCGACCAGATGGTGCTAGTGGTTTGCTGGTATCGTCGGTTGCCGCATTTGCCAAATATCAGGAAAAATCTGCATGGCTATGGGAACATCAGGCCTTAACGCGAGCACGATTTTGTGCCGGTGATGCGCGTATCGCAACGCAATTTGATCAGATTCGGGAGCAAGTTTTAAGACAAGTACGTAACCCGGACAAACTCAAAGAAGAAGTGATCAAGATGCGCAAAAAAATGCGCGATGCACATCCCAATCGCTCTAATTTATTCGACCTGAAGCAAGATGCAGGCGGCATGATAGATATTGAATTTATCGTACAATTTTTAGTCTTGAAGCATGCCCATACCTACCCGCAATTAACCGCGAATATCGGCAACATCGCGCTGCTTAAACTATGTGGAGAATTAGGCTTAATCGATGCTACTCTGGCAGATCAAAACGCCAACGCTTATCGACTGCTACGCAAGCTTCAACACAACCAGCGCCTGCAAGGAGAAGAGCAAGCCCGTGTTGCACCAGAACAGATTGCAAAGGAAGTTACCAGCACGCGCGCGCTTTGGCATGGCTTGCTGGAATAA
- the pbpG gene encoding D-alanyl-D-alanine endopeptidase, whose amino-acid sequence MLKFARKALILCVAMLPASAVFAEVVHHKKHVHKKVVTKLAASKFVTHTIIVNGKKRVVTQRVPVVAVVAEKATMGDIAGLKHTQDPLALQSNVAFVVDQASSKVLFEKNSNVSLPIASITKLMTSLVVVEAKQDMSEEIEITNDDLDKEKGTSSRLKIGSKLSRADLLHIALMSSENRAASALGRNYVGGLPAFVAAMNAKAKELGMTETHYVDSSGLSSHNVASAQDLVRLVNAAYQHPVIRQYSTDTSYIVSPGGRPLQYSSSNKLVANPTWEIGLQKTGYISEAGRCLVMQAMIEGRAIVMVFLDSKGKYSRLADAGRIRKWLETIKPQA is encoded by the coding sequence ATGCTTAAATTTGCTCGTAAGGCACTTATTCTTTGCGTTGCGATGCTACCAGCATCAGCCGTATTTGCCGAAGTTGTGCACCACAAGAAGCACGTGCACAAAAAAGTAGTCACGAAACTTGCTGCAAGCAAATTTGTGACACACACGATTATCGTTAATGGCAAGAAGCGTGTGGTCACACAACGCGTCCCGGTCGTAGCCGTTGTCGCTGAAAAAGCAACAATGGGTGATATCGCAGGTCTTAAGCACACGCAAGATCCTTTGGCTTTGCAATCCAATGTTGCCTTCGTTGTAGACCAAGCCAGTTCCAAAGTCCTGTTTGAAAAAAACTCGAATGTTTCGTTGCCGATTGCATCGATCACTAAATTGATGACGAGTTTGGTTGTGGTCGAGGCCAAGCAAGACATGAGTGAAGAGATTGAAATCACGAACGATGATCTCGACAAAGAAAAAGGGACAAGCTCGCGTCTGAAAATTGGCTCCAAATTATCCCGTGCCGATCTATTGCATATCGCTTTGATGAGTTCTGAAAACCGTGCCGCTTCTGCTCTGGGTAGAAACTACGTCGGTGGTTTGCCAGCATTTGTCGCTGCGATGAACGCCAAGGCAAAAGAATTAGGCATGACCGAAACGCATTACGTCGATTCTTCCGGCTTATCTAGCCACAATGTCGCCAGCGCTCAGGATTTGGTGCGCTTGGTTAACGCGGCCTACCAGCATCCAGTAATTCGCCAATATTCAACGGACACCAGCTATATTGTTTCTCCAGGCGGACGTCCTTTACAGTATTCAAGTTCGAATAAATTAGTCGCAAATCCTACCTGGGAAATCGGCTTACAAAAGACTGGTTATATTTCCGAAGCGGGTCGTTGTCTGGTCATGCAGGCAATGATAGAGGGCCGTGCGATTGTGATGGTATTTCTTGACTCCAAAGGTAAATATTCCCGGCTGGCTGATGCGGGACGTATTCGTAAGTGGTTAGAAACAATTAAACCGCAAGCCTGA
- a CDS encoding nitroreductase gives MINSPSQQHVDEAIVSRRSIRSFLPTPVDQEELRKILTVSARAPSGSNTQPWKVYVLTGDKLRLLSASILAVHNDVEKAQEHKQEYNYYPVKWITPYQERRRKVGWDLYALLGLGRENKSGIHAQHGRNYGFFDAPVGLIFTIDRVMEQGSWLDYGMFLQNIMLAARGRGLDTCPQAAFTQYHKIIQEVLNLPENEMLVCGMSLGYADHSKIENTLITERDAVDDFVKFLD, from the coding sequence ATGATTAATTCCCCAAGCCAACAACATGTTGATGAAGCTATTGTTTCCCGACGTTCAATCCGGTCTTTCTTACCGACGCCAGTTGATCAGGAAGAGCTGCGCAAAATTTTAACGGTATCTGCCCGTGCGCCTTCAGGCAGTAACACTCAGCCTTGGAAAGTGTATGTCTTAACCGGGGATAAATTGCGATTGTTGTCAGCCAGCATACTCGCGGTACACAATGATGTAGAGAAGGCGCAAGAGCATAAACAAGAATATAACTACTACCCAGTCAAGTGGATCACGCCTTATCAGGAGCGCCGTCGTAAGGTTGGTTGGGATTTATACGCGTTACTTGGTCTCGGTCGAGAAAATAAATCTGGCATCCACGCGCAGCACGGGCGCAATTACGGATTTTTTGATGCTCCGGTCGGTTTGATTTTTACGATTGATCGCGTTATGGAGCAAGGTTCCTGGCTAGATTATGGAATGTTCTTGCAAAATATTATGCTGGCGGCACGGGGGCGCGGTCTTGATACTTGCCCTCAGGCGGCCTTCACTCAGTATCATAAAATTATTCAAGAGGTATTAAACTTGCCAGAAAACGAAATGCTGGTTTGCGGCATGTCGCTTGGCTACGCGGATCACAGCAAGATAGAAAATACCTTGATCACAGAACGTGATGCAGTTGATGATTTCGTTAAGTTTTTAGATTAG